The Kogia breviceps isolate mKogBre1 chromosome 4, mKogBre1 haplotype 1, whole genome shotgun sequence genome window below encodes:
- the PPP2CA gene encoding serine/threonine-protein phosphatase 2A catalytic subunit alpha isoform isoform X2 — MELFRIGGKSPDTNYLFMGDYVDRGYYSVETVTLLVALKVRYRERITILRGNHESRQITQVYGFYDECLRKYGNANVWKYFTDLFDYLPLTALVDGQIFCLHGGLSPSIDTLDHIRALDRLQEVPHEGPMCDLLWSDPDDRGGWGISPRGAGYTFGQDISETFNHANGLTLVSRAHQLVMEGYNWCHDRNVVTIFSAPNYCYRCGNQAAIMELDDTLKYSFLQFDPAPRRGEPHVTRRTPDYFL; from the exons ATGGAACTGTTTAGAATTGGTGGCAAGTCACCAGATACAAATTACTTGTTTATGGGAGATTATGTTGACAGAGGATATTATTCAGTTGAAACAGTTACTCTGCTTGTAGCTCTTAAG GTTCGTTACCGTGAACGCATCACCATTCTTCGAGGAAATCATGAGAGCAGACAGATCACACAAGTATATGGTTTCTATGATGAGTGTTTACGGaagtatggaaatgcaaatgtttggaaatattttacagatctttttgaCTATCTTCCTCTCACTGCCTTGGTGGATGGGCAG ATCTTCTGTCTACATGGTGGCCTCTCACCATCCATAGATACACTGGATCACATCAGAGCACTTGATCGCCTACAAGAAGTTCCCCATGAG GGTCCAATGTGTGACTTGCTATGGTCAGATCCAGATGACCGTGGAGGTTGGGGTATATCTCCTCGAGGAGCTGGTTACACCTTTGGGCAAGATATTTCTGAGACATTTAATCATGCCAATGGCCTCACGTTGGTGTCTAGAGCTCATCAGCTGGTGATGGAG GGATATAACTGGTGCCATGACCGAAATGTAGTAACGATTTTCAGTGCTCCAAACTATTGTTATCGTTGCGGTAACCAAGCTGCAATCATGGAACTTGATGATACTCTAAAATACTCTTT CTTGCAGTTTGACCCAGCACCTCGCAGAGGCGAGCCACATGTTACTCGTCGTACCCCAGACTACTTCCtgtaa